In the genome of Cutibacterium equinum, one region contains:
- a CDS encoding 5-oxoprolinase subunit B family protein, producing the protein MRLLPAGRTAVLVELDDAGQRRRLHHALSDHPADGTVDLVPAQTTVLIQVESADLLPGAVAHIQDLLSGGLDAVEERAREPIPVSVRYDGLDLSDVAELLEVTTDELVKRHTDQLWTVEFAGFMPGFGYMSGSDWPYRIPRRSSPRTRIPPGSIALADGFTGAYPQASPGGWQIIGTTDAKLWDEKADPPALLLPGAVITFEAVTS; encoded by the coding sequence ATGAGACTGTTGCCAGCTGGGCGCACGGCGGTCCTGGTCGAGTTGGACGACGCCGGTCAGCGGCGACGCCTGCACCACGCCCTGAGTGATCATCCGGCTGATGGAACGGTGGATCTCGTCCCGGCCCAGACGACGGTCCTAATCCAGGTGGAGTCTGCTGACCTGTTGCCGGGGGCCGTCGCCCATATTCAAGACCTGCTCTCGGGGGGATTGGACGCGGTTGAGGAGAGAGCACGCGAACCCATCCCCGTGTCGGTGCGATATGACGGACTCGACCTGTCCGACGTAGCAGAACTGCTAGAGGTGACCACCGACGAGCTCGTGAAGCGGCACACCGACCAGCTGTGGACAGTAGAGTTTGCCGGGTTTATGCCCGGGTTTGGATATATGTCTGGGTCTGACTGGCCGTACCGGATACCGCGTCGCTCCAGCCCTCGAACCCGGATCCCGCCGGGCAGCATCGCCCTGGCTGACGGTTTCACCGGGGCTTACCCGCAGGCATCCCCGGGTGGGTGGCAGATCATCGGGACCACGGACGCGAAACTATGGGACGAGAAAGCTGACCCGCCGGCCCTCTTGTTGCCGGGGGCTGTCATCACATTCGAGGCGGTGACCTCATGA
- a CDS encoding 5-oxoprolinase subunit C family protein: MTYFVVEMAGPRTLIEDAGRRGWAHLGISGCGAWDRRAYQQGARLVGNTAGLGCLEVLLGPIRLKCVGGPVLLAVTGADAQVDLNGSPRPSGRGFLVTDGQTVTVGVPATGLRSYVSITGGISATPTFASVSADPTRGMGPASLKTGDILPIGDGLAGVIATEPVDVAPASQELVLHGVWGPRDDWFTSAGQRSLEETTWRVGEASDRVGTRLVGPSLERAVTGELTSEPVVRGAIQVPTSGVPLIFGPDHPTTGGYPVIGVIDPDDADRLAQARAGVVVRFAMSHSDV; encoded by the coding sequence ATGACGTACTTCGTCGTCGAGATGGCCGGCCCGAGAACCCTTATCGAGGATGCTGGACGTCGCGGTTGGGCTCATCTGGGGATCAGCGGCTGCGGGGCGTGGGATCGTCGCGCCTACCAGCAGGGCGCTCGTCTCGTCGGGAACACCGCTGGTCTCGGGTGCCTGGAAGTCCTGCTTGGACCGATACGTTTGAAGTGCGTCGGAGGACCCGTTCTTCTTGCTGTGACAGGGGCAGACGCCCAGGTCGATCTGAATGGATCACCCCGTCCCAGCGGCCGTGGTTTTCTTGTCACCGATGGTCAGACGGTGACGGTCGGTGTGCCCGCAACCGGGTTACGGAGCTATGTGTCGATCACCGGAGGAATCAGCGCGACTCCGACCTTTGCCAGCGTCTCGGCCGATCCGACCCGAGGAATGGGACCGGCCTCCCTCAAGACCGGAGACATCCTCCCCATTGGGGATGGGCTAGCTGGTGTCATTGCCACGGAGCCTGTCGACGTCGCTCCGGCGTCTCAAGAGCTTGTCTTGCACGGTGTCTGGGGGCCCCGCGACGACTGGTTCACGAGTGCTGGCCAACGTAGCCTCGAGGAGACGACGTGGCGGGTCGGAGAGGCGAGCGACCGCGTCGGGACGCGGCTGGTAGGGCCATCCCTAGAACGAGCGGTGACGGGGGAACTGACGAGTGAGCCGGTGGTGCGAGGGGCGATTCAGGTGCCCACCTCAGGGGTGCCATTGATCTTCGGACCGGATCATCCGACCACCGGTGGGTATCCGGTTATCGGGGTCATTGATCCTGACGACGCCGACCGGCTTGCCCAGGCCCGCGCTGGGGTCGTTGTGAGGTTCGCGATGTCCCACAGTGACGTTTAA
- a CDS encoding DHA2 family efflux MFS transporter permease subunit, with protein MSSEQSSVANVDHLARDRDGNVVTEKQAWNALWAFLIGFFMILVDTSIVTTALPATIRALNTNLNQGVWINSAYLLTYAVPLLITGRMGDRWGPRRMYLIGMAIFGASSLACGLSPTIGLLIAARAVQGIGAAFMTPQSLSVITRLFAPEKRGAAMGMWGATAGVASFVGPVLGGILVDTLGWEWIFFVNVPISIVGLWLVVRNVPVLETHGHSFDWLGVVLSGIGMTLLVFGIQEGEQYNWGTITGIISVPLLIILGVVFMVIFVLSQAEWAQPYLHPHASDFEPLVPLRLFTKRNFSLANAATFLVGMLVNAYVLPTAIYLQSVRGKSPTIAALLLIPTAVVSGLLSPLVGRVLQRRRSGRMAAIGVALYVISSIGWWLFTVPSTQLWVFPVLAAIGGVGAALTWSAISLVGTDDLGQADAGAGSGVFNATRQVGSALGSAFIAMVMDARIRARHDLGRGLGESMFVTITAGTICVIVCASFANFKRAREHNS; from the coding sequence TTGTCGTCCGAGCAATCGTCAGTTGCGAATGTCGATCACCTTGCCCGGGACCGAGATGGAAATGTCGTCACCGAGAAGCAGGCCTGGAATGCCCTGTGGGCCTTCCTCATCGGCTTCTTCATGATCCTCGTTGACACGTCGATCGTCACGACCGCTCTGCCAGCGACCATCCGCGCCCTCAACACCAACCTCAACCAAGGCGTGTGGATCAACAGTGCCTATTTGCTGACCTACGCCGTCCCTCTGCTGATCACCGGACGTATGGGTGACCGATGGGGTCCGCGTCGCATGTACCTCATCGGCATGGCCATCTTCGGGGCGTCCTCGCTGGCGTGCGGTCTGTCCCCGACAATCGGTCTCCTCATCGCTGCCCGCGCGGTTCAGGGCATCGGTGCTGCCTTCATGACACCGCAGTCCCTGTCTGTGATCACCCGGCTCTTCGCGCCGGAGAAGCGCGGAGCCGCTATGGGCATGTGGGGAGCTACTGCGGGTGTCGCCAGTTTCGTTGGCCCGGTCCTTGGCGGCATCCTGGTCGACACCCTGGGATGGGAGTGGATCTTCTTCGTCAACGTTCCGATCAGCATCGTCGGCCTGTGGCTGGTCGTCCGGAATGTCCCTGTGCTGGAGACTCACGGTCACTCCTTCGACTGGCTCGGTGTCGTCTTGTCGGGTATCGGAATGACCTTGCTGGTCTTCGGTATCCAGGAAGGTGAGCAGTACAACTGGGGGACGATCACCGGCATCATTTCGGTGCCCTTGCTCATCATCCTCGGCGTGGTTTTCATGGTGATCTTCGTCTTGTCCCAGGCCGAGTGGGCGCAGCCCTATCTGCATCCGCACGCGAGCGACTTCGAGCCGCTGGTCCCGCTGCGTCTGTTCACCAAGCGCAACTTCTCCCTCGCCAATGCTGCGACCTTCCTGGTCGGCATGCTCGTGAACGCCTACGTCTTGCCGACAGCCATCTACCTGCAGAGCGTGCGTGGCAAGTCCCCGACGATCGCTGCCCTTCTGCTCATACCGACTGCTGTCGTGTCTGGTTTGTTGTCTCCTCTGGTCGGACGAGTTCTCCAGCGTCGCCGGTCGGGCCGGATGGCCGCCATCGGCGTGGCTCTCTACGTGATTTCCTCGATCGGGTGGTGGCTGTTCACGGTGCCATCCACCCAACTGTGGGTATTCCCGGTGCTAGCTGCCATCGGCGGTGTTGGTGCGGCCCTCACCTGGAGCGCGATCTCCTTGGTGGGTACTGACGACCTCGGCCAGGCCGACGCCGGAGCCGGTTCGGGAGTGTTCAACGCCACCCGCCAAGTCGGTTCGGCCCTGGGTTCGGCCTTCATCGCCATGGTGATGGATGCCCGCATCAGGGCGCGTCACGATCTGGGGCGAGGCCTTGGCGAGTCCATGTTCGTCACCATCACCGCCGGCACGATCTGCGTCATCGTCTGTGCCTCGTTTGCGAACTTCAAACGTGCACGTGAGCACAATTCCTGA
- a CDS encoding TIGR01777 family oxidoreductase: MRIAIGGFAGLIGTALVQRLRKDGHEVVTLTRHEAIQPSDRRWDLDTLSIAPPFLDDVDAVVNLAGAPIAEGRWTDERKTRILASRIDSTRLIVRALASSPRCRVFLNGSAVGYYGPHGDEWVDENDPAGEGFLAEVCQRWEAAAFSAPEGARVATLRTGHVMSSFGGILGKQRPLFQFGLGGKVGDGSQYMSWISLHDHVSAMMRILTDDSISGPVNLVGPNPCTNAEFTKALAKAMHRPAVLPFPTPAAKMVFGSQLVDEALCSGQRVKPAKLLDHGFEFRDTSISESIASALAGRR, from the coding sequence ATGAGGATTGCTATCGGAGGTTTTGCTGGTCTTATCGGCACAGCGCTGGTTCAGCGGCTGCGCAAAGACGGACATGAGGTCGTCACGCTGACGCGTCATGAAGCCATTCAACCCTCTGATCGCAGGTGGGACCTCGACACCTTGTCCATCGCCCCGCCATTCCTCGACGATGTCGACGCCGTGGTGAACTTGGCCGGAGCACCCATCGCTGAGGGACGCTGGACCGACGAACGCAAGACTCGCATCCTGGCATCGCGCATCGACTCCACCCGTCTCATCGTGCGCGCCCTGGCATCCTCGCCACGCTGCCGGGTCTTCCTCAACGGATCGGCCGTGGGCTACTACGGCCCACATGGTGACGAATGGGTCGACGAGAATGACCCCGCTGGTGAAGGGTTCCTGGCCGAAGTCTGCCAGCGATGGGAAGCAGCCGCCTTCTCCGCCCCTGAGGGAGCGCGCGTGGCAACCCTGCGTACCGGTCACGTCATGAGCTCCTTCGGCGGCATCCTCGGCAAGCAGCGCCCGCTCTTCCAGTTCGGATTGGGCGGGAAGGTCGGTGACGGCAGTCAGTACATGTCGTGGATCAGCCTCCACGACCACGTGTCGGCCATGATGCGCATCCTCACTGACGATTCCATCAGCGGGCCGGTCAACCTCGTAGGGCCAAATCCGTGTACCAACGCCGAGTTCACCAAAGCGCTGGCCAAGGCGATGCACCGGCCTGCGGTACTGCCCTTCCCGACCCCGGCGGCGAAGATGGTCTTCGGATCCCAGCTCGTCGACGAGGCACTGTGCTCTGGGCAGAGGGTCAAGCCCGCCAAACTTCTCGATCACGGGTTCGAGTTCCGTGACACCTCCATCAGCGAGTCGATCGCCTCAGCACTTGCAGGACGCCGATGA
- a CDS encoding rhomboid family intramembrane serine protease, with the protein MSQNNQRPDTFSRPDEWGSWEDKPQQGEPSWEPPQPDARRVDHKPKPEPEPYRSAEVDPSWEPPSASYQQAAPKPVARAKRPSDAPVVTWTLIGICVLVWAGELVSPQISDAVVLAPSQAFHEPWRFVTSMFGHAPSIFHIGFNMYALWAFGRSLEPFLGRARFLAAYLMSGLGGGVLFCLMASPHGDGTVLPNMYDGVVGASGAIFGLFGVLLIVQRRLGASTRELWILLALNVALLFFISGIAWQAHLGGFIVGLACGVIFFDDPKRVQAGKSPQTWPRMAMVLGALVVLVVLKYYML; encoded by the coding sequence ATGAGTCAGAACAACCAACGCCCAGACACCTTTTCCCGCCCCGACGAATGGGGTTCATGGGAGGACAAGCCGCAACAAGGCGAACCGTCCTGGGAACCTCCCCAGCCAGATGCCAGGCGGGTAGACCACAAGCCGAAACCGGAACCCGAGCCCTACCGCTCAGCCGAGGTCGATCCGTCATGGGAACCACCGTCGGCCTCCTACCAGCAGGCAGCCCCCAAGCCCGTCGCCCGCGCGAAGCGACCCAGTGACGCCCCGGTGGTCACGTGGACCCTCATCGGCATCTGTGTCCTGGTGTGGGCAGGAGAGTTGGTCAGCCCTCAGATCAGCGACGCCGTCGTCCTGGCACCGTCCCAGGCGTTCCATGAACCGTGGCGATTCGTCACCTCGATGTTCGGGCACGCGCCGAGCATCTTTCACATCGGGTTCAACATGTACGCACTGTGGGCCTTCGGTCGGTCGCTGGAACCCTTCCTCGGGCGGGCCCGCTTCCTCGCTGCCTACCTCATGTCCGGGCTGGGCGGGGGAGTGCTGTTCTGCCTGATGGCCTCGCCACACGGTGACGGCACCGTCCTACCGAATATGTACGACGGTGTCGTTGGTGCATCCGGTGCGATCTTCGGCCTGTTCGGAGTTCTGCTCATCGTCCAGCGCAGGCTCGGGGCGTCGACTCGTGAACTGTGGATCCTGCTGGCGCTCAACGTGGCACTGCTGTTCTTCATCTCCGGAATCGCATGGCAGGCCCATCTCGGCGGATTCATCGTCGGACTGGCATGCGGCGTCATTTTCTTCGACGATCCCAAACGCGTTCAGGCAGGCAAGTCACCCCAGACCTGGCCGAGGATGGCGATGGTGTTGGGTGCGCTCGTGGTCTTGGTGGTGCTGAAGTACTACATGCTCTGA
- a CDS encoding response regulator has protein sequence MVTVLLVDDDPLARSAVSTIVGHDDSITIVGQAGDGEDAVRMARELRPDVVLMDLRMPGMDGVAATATLRADPQPPQIVVLTTWDVDAAVMSSINAGASGFLLKSAAPQEITTAIKAAAAGDAVLSPRSAKQLLDTVRTDPSRRRRRTAAKQLSQLTDRERDIAIEAAKGLSNSEIGERLYLAAGTVKSHLANIQTKLGMSNRVQVAVLVERAGLLD, from the coding sequence ATGGTTACCGTTCTCCTCGTCGATGATGATCCGTTGGCACGCAGTGCTGTGTCGACAATCGTCGGGCACGACGACTCCATTACGATCGTGGGGCAAGCAGGAGACGGCGAGGACGCTGTCCGCATGGCCCGTGAATTGCGACCAGATGTCGTTCTCATGGATCTGCGCATGCCCGGAATGGACGGCGTGGCAGCCACGGCAACACTGCGAGCCGATCCGCAACCACCTCAGATTGTCGTTCTGACGACCTGGGACGTCGACGCCGCCGTCATGTCGTCGATCAATGCCGGAGCCTCAGGGTTTCTTCTCAAGTCCGCCGCTCCGCAGGAGATCACCACGGCCATCAAGGCTGCTGCCGCAGGAGATGCTGTGCTGTCACCGCGCAGCGCCAAGCAACTTCTCGACACCGTGCGCACCGATCCGTCCCGTCGTCGGCGTCGTACGGCCGCCAAGCAGCTCTCCCAGCTCACCGACCGGGAGCGCGACATCGCTATTGAAGCGGCCAAAGGATTGTCGAACTCTGAGATCGGCGAACGCCTCTATCTGGCTGCTGGGACCGTCAAGTCCCACCTGGCGAACATCCAAACCAAGCTCGGCATGTCGAACAGGGTGCAGGTAGCTGTCCTCGTAGAGCGAGCTGGCCTACTCGATTAG